One Cupriavidus oxalaticus genomic region harbors:
- a CDS encoding NAD(P)/FAD-dependent oxidoreductase produces MEAVVPRSALGGEHTTAPSRPYDPAYDPLHTPTPGQGREYAPTYWIGTAGTPPADDGPITHDIDVDVAIIGSGFTGLTCAIFLAQQYGIKATVLEANRVSWGCSTRNGGQAQCASGRLKRSQWIQRYGLDTALRLHEEVCDGMETFKGLIKDIDCDPQPGGHLYIAHRDKVMPGLEKEAKILREVFNYDARILDADTVRREYVDDKEACGAMHEPEGIGIHAGKLAFGYLRRARELGAKVHPSSPVTGWETRNGVHYLRTPGGIVRARAVGVATGGYTSQSLHRELKNRLFPILSNSIVTRPLTPDEIAACNFRTTQVITDTRILRHYYRLMPDGRLQIGSRSAITGNDAPQDQYKQKLIADMYRKFPALRGIQIDYSWWGWVDVSHDMMPRITQPDPSQSIYYAMGYGGNGVMYSAQAGKRLAALIAGKESSLPELPIFRSPLPFPNVREMVESQMFAPFRRMGQRVLYHWYHWKDDVF; encoded by the coding sequence ATGGAAGCCGTAGTCCCCCGCAGTGCCCTGGGCGGCGAGCACACGACCGCGCCGTCGCGTCCGTACGACCCCGCCTACGACCCGCTGCATACCCCCACCCCCGGCCAGGGCCGCGAGTACGCCCCCACCTACTGGATCGGCACCGCCGGCACGCCGCCCGCCGACGACGGCCCGATCACGCATGACATCGACGTCGACGTGGCCATCATCGGCTCCGGCTTCACCGGCCTGACCTGCGCGATCTTCCTGGCGCAGCAGTACGGCATCAAGGCCACCGTGCTCGAAGCCAACCGCGTCAGCTGGGGCTGCAGCACGCGCAACGGCGGCCAGGCGCAATGCGCGTCGGGGCGGCTCAAGCGTTCGCAGTGGATCCAGCGCTACGGGCTCGATACCGCGCTGCGCCTGCATGAAGAAGTCTGCGACGGCATGGAAACCTTCAAGGGCCTGATCAAGGACATCGACTGCGACCCGCAGCCGGGTGGGCACCTATACATCGCGCACCGCGACAAGGTGATGCCCGGGCTGGAGAAAGAAGCGAAGATCCTGCGCGAGGTGTTCAACTACGACGCGCGCATCCTCGACGCCGACACCGTGCGGCGCGAATACGTCGACGACAAGGAAGCCTGCGGGGCGATGCACGAGCCCGAAGGCATCGGCATCCACGCCGGCAAGCTGGCCTTCGGCTACCTGCGCCGCGCGCGCGAGCTGGGCGCCAAGGTGCATCCGTCCAGCCCCGTGACCGGCTGGGAAACGCGCAACGGCGTCCACTACCTGCGCACCCCCGGCGGCATCGTGCGCGCCCGCGCGGTGGGCGTGGCCACCGGCGGCTACACCTCGCAGTCGCTGCACCGCGAGCTCAAGAACCGGCTGTTCCCGATCCTGTCGAACTCGATCGTCACGCGCCCGCTGACCCCCGACGAAATCGCCGCGTGCAACTTCCGCACCACGCAGGTCATCACCGACACGCGCATCCTGCGCCACTACTACCGGCTGATGCCCGACGGCCGCCTGCAGATCGGCAGCCGCAGCGCCATTACCGGCAACGACGCGCCGCAGGACCAGTACAAGCAGAAGCTGATCGCCGACATGTACCGCAAGTTCCCGGCGCTGCGCGGCATCCAGATCGACTACTCATGGTGGGGCTGGGTCGACGTGAGCCACGACATGATGCCGCGCATCACGCAGCCAGACCCGTCGCAATCGATCTACTACGCGATGGGCTATGGCGGCAACGGCGTGATGTACTCCGCGCAGGCGGGCAAGCGGCTGGCGGCGCTGATCGCCGGCAAGGAATCGTCGCTGCCGGAGCTGCCGATCTTCCGCTCGCCGCTGCCGTTCCCGAACGTGCGCGAGATGGTGGAGTCGCAGATGTTCGCGCCGTTCCGGCGGATGGGGCAGCGGGTGCTGTATCACTGGTATCACTGGAAGGATGATGTGTTTTGA
- a CDS encoding ligase-associated DNA damage response exonuclease, with the protein MHQEARLDHPRPFPSAPARPGDLVVARPEGLYCPPGDFYIDPWRPVQRAVITHAHSDHARFGHAHYLCSEPGRGVLLARLPGIHLDTLPYGERITHHGVTLSLHPAGHVLGSSQVRLEYGGQVWVASGDYKLEADGTCDPFEPVPCDTFITESTFGLPIYRWPSQPTLMAEIFHWWQANAKAGRASIVYAYSFGKAQRILHGLLHHAGVAGLPGPVIVHGALSTLNAAYADAGVALPPMALASELPPRSPLLRRALVVAPPSAQRSPWLRRFGDASDAFASGWMQLRGTRRRRGVDRGFALSDHADWPGLLQAISATGAGRIIVTHGNVPVMVRYLNERGWQAQAFETEYGDDDEAVRVAAQAEAVSAAGNEAAP; encoded by the coding sequence GTGCATCAGGAGGCACGCTTGGACCACCCCCGGCCGTTTCCGTCAGCACCCGCGCGCCCCGGCGACCTGGTCGTCGCCCGGCCTGAAGGGTTGTATTGCCCGCCCGGCGACTTCTATATCGATCCGTGGCGCCCGGTGCAGCGGGCGGTTATCACCCACGCCCACTCCGACCACGCCCGCTTCGGCCATGCGCACTACCTCTGTTCAGAGCCCGGCCGCGGCGTGCTGCTGGCGCGGCTGCCCGGCATCCACCTGGACACCCTGCCCTACGGCGAACGCATCACCCATCACGGCGTCACGCTGAGCCTGCATCCGGCCGGGCACGTGCTCGGCTCGTCGCAGGTGCGGCTGGAATATGGCGGCCAGGTCTGGGTGGCCTCCGGCGACTACAAGCTGGAGGCCGACGGTACCTGCGACCCGTTCGAGCCGGTGCCGTGCGATACCTTCATCACCGAAAGCACCTTCGGCCTGCCGATCTACCGCTGGCCTTCGCAGCCAACGCTGATGGCGGAAATCTTCCACTGGTGGCAGGCCAATGCGAAGGCGGGCCGCGCCAGCATCGTCTACGCCTACAGCTTCGGCAAGGCGCAGCGCATCCTGCATGGGTTGCTGCACCACGCTGGCGTCGCTGGCCTGCCCGGCCCGGTGATCGTGCACGGCGCGCTGAGCACGCTCAATGCCGCCTATGCCGACGCCGGCGTGGCGCTGCCGCCGATGGCGCTGGCGTCCGAACTGCCGCCGCGCAGCCCGCTGCTGCGCCGGGCACTGGTGGTGGCGCCGCCGTCGGCACAGCGTTCGCCCTGGCTGCGGCGCTTCGGCGATGCGTCCGACGCCTTTGCCAGCGGCTGGATGCAGCTGCGCGGCACGCGCCGGCGCCGCGGCGTCGATCGCGGCTTTGCGCTGTCGGACCACGCCGACTGGCCGGGGCTGCTGCAGGCGATCAGCGCCACCGGCGCGGGCCGCATCATCGTGACCCATGGCAACGTGCCGGTGATGGTGCGCTACCTGAACGAACGCGGCTGGCAGGCGCAGGCGTTCGAGACCGAGTACGGCGACGACGATGAAGCGGTGCGCGTGGCGGCGCAGGCCGAAGCCGTGAGCGCAGCCGGCAACGAGGCTGCCCCATGA
- a CDS encoding ATP-dependent DNA ligase: MKAFADLYAALDGTTSTKARLAALVDYLRAAPPQDAAWAVYFLAGGKPRQIVPVSVLRELAREAAGLPDWLFEESYQAVGDLAETIALLLPDPMDADHAGLAEWVEQRLLPLRGLPPEDLMPRLDALWRPLGAQGRLVLFKLITGAFRVGVSRLLVTRALGEVAGIEPKRVAERMVGYTDLSARPDAARFLALLAPESDDDRQQRAGGQPYPFFLAHPLQAPVEQFGDVLGAPGNWLVEWKWDGIRAQLVRRGGQTWLWSRGEELITERFPEIIEAAAELPDGTVLDGEIVIWQHGRVQPFALLQQRIGRKTLSAKLLRDAPAILMAYDLLEWQGEDWRGRPQAERRARLEQVVASHVHPALELSPLVEADSWAHYARLRDASRDLGVEGFMLKAADAAYGAGRTKDVGVWWKWKIDPYSVDAVLIYAQRGHGRRASLYTDFTFAVWSAPQGTPGRALVPFAKAYSGLTDQEMRAVDAIIRRTTVEKFGPVRSVEPTQVFELGFEGIARSGRHKSGIAVRFPRMLRWRTDKPIEEADTLATLEAMLPGAQGATPAQEDAA; encoded by the coding sequence ATGAAGGCCTTCGCCGATCTCTACGCCGCGCTCGACGGCACCACCTCCACCAAGGCCCGGCTGGCCGCACTGGTCGACTACCTGCGCGCCGCCCCGCCGCAGGACGCGGCGTGGGCCGTGTATTTCCTGGCCGGCGGCAAGCCGCGGCAGATCGTGCCGGTGTCGGTGCTGCGCGAACTCGCGCGCGAGGCCGCCGGCCTGCCCGACTGGCTGTTCGAGGAGAGCTACCAGGCCGTGGGCGACCTCGCCGAAACCATCGCCCTGCTGCTGCCCGACCCCATGGACGCCGACCACGCCGGCCTGGCCGAATGGGTCGAGCAGCGCCTGCTGCCGCTGCGCGGCCTGCCGCCGGAAGACCTGATGCCGCGGCTCGATGCGCTGTGGCGGCCGCTGGGCGCGCAAGGCCGGCTGGTGCTGTTCAAGCTGATCACCGGCGCCTTCCGCGTCGGCGTGTCGCGCCTGCTGGTCACGCGCGCGCTGGGCGAGGTGGCGGGCATCGAACCCAAGCGCGTGGCCGAGCGCATGGTCGGCTACACCGACCTGTCGGCGCGGCCCGACGCCGCGCGCTTCCTCGCCCTGCTGGCGCCGGAGAGCGATGACGACCGCCAGCAGCGCGCCGGCGGCCAGCCCTATCCGTTCTTTCTCGCGCATCCGCTGCAGGCGCCCGTGGAGCAGTTCGGCGACGTGCTCGGCGCGCCCGGCAACTGGCTGGTCGAATGGAAATGGGACGGCATCCGCGCGCAGCTGGTGCGGCGCGGCGGACAAACGTGGCTGTGGTCGCGCGGCGAGGAGCTGATCACCGAGCGCTTCCCCGAGATCATCGAGGCGGCCGCAGAATTGCCCGATGGCACCGTGCTCGACGGCGAGATCGTGATCTGGCAGCACGGCCGCGTGCAGCCGTTCGCGCTGCTGCAGCAGCGCATCGGCCGCAAGACGCTGAGCGCGAAGCTGCTGCGCGATGCGCCGGCGATCCTGATGGCCTATGACCTGCTCGAATGGCAGGGCGAGGACTGGCGCGGCCGGCCGCAGGCGGAACGCCGCGCACGGCTCGAGCAGGTGGTCGCCAGCCATGTCCATCCCGCGCTGGAGCTGAGCCCGCTGGTCGAGGCCGACAGCTGGGCGCACTACGCGCGGCTGCGCGATGCCTCGCGCGACCTTGGCGTGGAAGGCTTCATGCTGAAGGCCGCGGATGCGGCCTACGGCGCCGGCCGTACCAAGGACGTGGGCGTATGGTGGAAATGGAAGATCGACCCCTATTCGGTCGATGCGGTGCTGATCTACGCGCAGCGCGGCCACGGCCGCCGCGCCAGCCTCTATACCGACTTCACCTTCGCGGTGTGGAGCGCGCCGCAGGGAACGCCGGGCCGCGCGCTGGTGCCGTTCGCCAAGGCCTATTCCGGGCTGACCGACCAGGAGATGCGCGCGGTCGACGCCATCATCCGCCGCACCACGGTCGAGAAATTCGGCCCGGTGCGCAGCGTGGAACCCACGCAGGTGTTCGAGCTCGGCTTCGAAGGCATTGCCCGCAGCGGCCGCCACAAGAGCGGCATCGCGGTGCGCTTCCCGCGCATGCTGCGCTGGCGCACCGACAAGCCCATCGAGGAAGCCGACACGCTGGCCACGCTGGAGGCCATGCTGCCCGGCGCCCAGGGAGCGACGCCGGCGCAGGAGGATGCCGCATGA
- a CDS encoding ligase-associated DNA damage response DEXH box helicase → MTPPRAARKPAQDADNADNAATEPLTVAQGLQALFDARGWQPFAFQREVWTAIARGQSGLLHATTGTGKTYAAWLGALMAFGTPRAAPSHDKPAPPLTVLWLTPMRALAADTTRALQAPLAELGLDWTVALRTGDTGSAERAAQQRRLPTALVTTPESLTLMLTRADAQDTLRRVRMVVVDEWHELIGNKRGVQAQLALARLRQWQPALMVWGLSATLGNLPHAADVLLSGVPEDQRVLVHGHTPKTLIIDTLLPGNASRFPFAGHLGLSMLPHVVEELEHSGTTLVFLNTRSQAELWYQALLDARPDWAGQIALHHGSLDRAVREWVELNLKNGELRAVVCTSSLDLGVDFLPVERVLQVGSPKGVARLLQRAGRSGHAPGRASRVTVVPTHSLELVEAVAARHAVQAGRIEARESPDKPLDVLVQHLVTVALGGGFRPEALLAEVRGAWAYRGLTDAEWQWCLDFVRQGGATLSAYPDFRRAVPDDAGVWRVPDVGLARRHRMSVGTIVSDATMQVRYWSRAGSGGASLGSVEEGFIARLAPGDCFLFGGRLLELVRVQEMTAYVRRATGRRPVVPRWNGGKMPMSTELAEAVIDTLEAAAAGRLDPHATPELPLIQPLVDLQAQWSALPTRQTLLAESLHSREGWHLFLYPFAGRSVHLGLGSLLAWRLGQKVPATFSVAVNDYGLELLASAPLDWGHWLPQVLAEERRRDLAADVLGSLNAGELSLRRFREIARVAGLIFQGYPGAPKSARQLQASSSLFYEVFRRHDPGNLLLGQAEREVLMQELDAHRLAETLERLAALRLDLHELKRPTPLSFPLVVEFLREKLSTEKLADRIARMLAELELAAGPEPGEAAGMQAEAVAEAARFGMTDHAGPSGRTPRKPRRPRKPSRPLPLL, encoded by the coding sequence ATGACCCCGCCGCGTGCCGCGCGCAAGCCGGCGCAGGACGCCGACAACGCCGACAACGCCGCCACCGAGCCGCTGACCGTCGCGCAGGGCCTGCAGGCACTGTTCGATGCGCGCGGCTGGCAGCCGTTCGCGTTCCAGCGCGAAGTCTGGACCGCCATCGCGCGCGGCCAGAGCGGCCTGCTGCATGCCACCACCGGCACCGGCAAGACCTATGCGGCATGGCTGGGTGCGCTGATGGCATTCGGCACGCCGCGCGCCGCGCCGTCGCACGACAAGCCCGCGCCACCGCTGACGGTGCTATGGCTGACGCCGATGCGCGCGCTCGCCGCCGACACCACGCGCGCGCTGCAGGCGCCGCTGGCGGAACTCGGTCTCGACTGGACCGTGGCGCTGCGCACCGGCGACACCGGCAGCGCCGAGCGCGCCGCACAGCAGCGCCGCCTGCCGACCGCGCTGGTGACCACGCCGGAAAGCCTGACGCTGATGCTGACGCGCGCCGACGCACAGGACACCCTGCGGCGCGTGCGCATGGTGGTGGTCGACGAATGGCACGAACTGATCGGCAACAAGCGTGGCGTGCAGGCGCAACTGGCGCTGGCAAGGCTGCGGCAATGGCAGCCAGCGCTGATGGTGTGGGGGCTGTCCGCCACGCTCGGCAACCTGCCGCATGCCGCCGACGTGCTGCTGTCCGGCGTGCCGGAAGACCAGCGCGTGCTGGTGCACGGCCACACGCCCAAGACGCTCATCATCGACACGCTGCTGCCCGGCAATGCCAGCCGCTTCCCGTTTGCCGGCCACCTGGGGCTGTCGATGCTGCCTCACGTGGTGGAGGAGCTTGAGCACAGCGGCACCACACTGGTCTTCCTCAACACCCGCTCGCAGGCCGAGCTGTGGTACCAGGCGCTGCTCGATGCGCGCCCCGACTGGGCCGGCCAGATCGCGCTGCACCACGGCTCGCTCGACCGCGCGGTGCGCGAGTGGGTGGAGCTGAACCTGAAGAACGGCGAGCTGCGCGCGGTGGTCTGCACTTCGAGCCTCGATCTCGGCGTCGACTTCCTGCCGGTGGAGCGCGTGCTGCAGGTCGGCTCGCCCAAGGGCGTGGCGCGGCTGCTGCAGCGCGCCGGGCGCTCCGGCCACGCGCCGGGCCGCGCGTCACGCGTGACGGTGGTGCCCACCCACAGCCTGGAGCTGGTGGAAGCGGTGGCCGCGCGGCACGCGGTGCAGGCGGGCCGGATCGAAGCGCGCGAATCGCCCGACAAGCCGCTCGACGTGCTGGTGCAGCACCTGGTCACGGTGGCGCTGGGCGGCGGCTTCCGGCCCGAGGCGCTGCTGGCCGAGGTACGCGGCGCCTGGGCCTACCGCGGCCTGACCGATGCCGAATGGCAGTGGTGCCTGGACTTCGTGCGCCAGGGCGGCGCCACGCTGTCGGCCTATCCCGACTTCCGCCGCGCGGTGCCGGACGACGCAGGCGTCTGGCGCGTGCCCGACGTGGGGCTGGCGCGGCGCCACCGCATGAGCGTGGGCACCATCGTCAGCGACGCCACCATGCAGGTGCGCTACTGGAGCCGCGCCGGCAGCGGCGGCGCTTCGCTGGGATCGGTCGAGGAAGGCTTTATCGCGCGGCTGGCGCCGGGCGACTGCTTCCTGTTCGGCGGCCGGCTGCTGGAGCTGGTGCGCGTGCAAGAGATGACCGCCTACGTGCGCCGCGCCACCGGCAGGCGCCCGGTGGTGCCGCGCTGGAACGGCGGCAAGATGCCGATGTCGACCGAGCTGGCCGAAGCGGTGATCGATACGCTCGAGGCCGCCGCCGCGGGCCGGCTCGATCCGCACGCCACGCCCGAGCTGCCGCTGATCCAGCCGCTGGTGGACCTGCAGGCGCAGTGGTCGGCGCTGCCCACGCGCCAGACCCTGCTGGCCGAGTCGCTGCACTCGCGCGAGGGCTGGCACCTGTTCCTCTATCCCTTCGCCGGCCGCTCTGTGCACCTCGGGCTGGGCAGCCTGCTGGCATGGCGGCTCGGGCAGAAGGTGCCGGCGACGTTCTCGGTCGCGGTCAACGACTACGGGCTGGAACTGCTGGCCTCGGCGCCGCTGGACTGGGGCCACTGGCTGCCGCAGGTGCTGGCCGAGGAGCGCCGGCGCGACCTGGCCGCCGACGTGCTCGGCAGCCTCAACGCGGGCGAGCTGTCGCTGCGGCGCTTCCGCGAGATCGCGCGCGTGGCCGGGCTGATTTTCCAGGGCTATCCGGGCGCGCCCAAGAGCGCGCGGCAGCTGCAGGCATCGTCGTCTCTGTTCTACGAGGTCTTCCGCAGGCACGATCCCGGCAACCTGCTGCTCGGCCAGGCCGAACGCGAAGTGCTGATGCAGGAGCTGGATGCGCACCGGCTGGCCGAAACGCTCGAACGGCTGGCTGCGCTCAGGCTCGACCTGCACGAACTGAAGCGGCCCACGCCGCTGTCGTTCCCGCTGGTGGTGGAATTCCTGCGCGAAAAGCTCAGCACCGAGAAGCTGGCCGACCGCATCGCGCGCATGCTGGCCGAACTGGAACTGGCGGCCGGGCCCGAGCCCGGTGAAGCCGCCGGCATGCAGGCCGAAGCGGTGGCCGAGGCGGCGCGCTTCGGCATGACCGATCACGCCGGCCCGTCCGGCCGCACGCCGCGCAAGCCACGCCGGCCGCGCAAGCCCTCCAGACCCTTGCCGCTGCTATGA
- the pdeM gene encoding ligase-associated DNA damage response endonuclease PdeM, producing MTPDAGTLQAHGACAVSVAGETLWLLPEHAAWWPAAGMLMVADVHFGKAAAFRALGQPVPHGTTGDNLGLLTQLTRQLPVEELVFLGDFLHARAARTPAVLAALDGWRRSLPPQVRCTLVRGNHDARAGDPPESLQIRVVTEPAVASPFALCHLPGVSPLGYVLAGHLHPACRLRGAGADSLRLPCFLFGPRGAILPAFGAFTGHATVRPQPDERVYVAGGGRVWPVGHAPRNSTQNNV from the coding sequence ATGACACCCGACGCCGGCACCCTGCAGGCCCATGGCGCGTGCGCCGTCTCGGTGGCGGGAGAAACGCTGTGGCTGCTGCCCGAGCATGCGGCGTGGTGGCCGGCGGCGGGCATGCTGATGGTGGCCGACGTGCATTTCGGCAAGGCGGCGGCGTTCCGCGCGCTGGGGCAGCCGGTGCCGCACGGCACCACCGGAGACAACCTCGGCCTGCTGACGCAGCTGACGCGGCAGTTGCCAGTCGAGGAACTGGTCTTCCTTGGCGATTTCCTGCATGCGCGCGCGGCACGAACGCCTGCGGTATTGGCGGCGCTGGACGGCTGGCGCCGCAGCCTGCCGCCGCAGGTACGCTGCACGCTGGTGCGCGGCAACCACGACGCACGCGCCGGCGACCCGCCCGAGTCGCTGCAGATCCGCGTGGTGACGGAGCCCGCCGTGGCGAGTCCTTTCGCGCTGTGCCACTTGCCCGGCGTGTCGCCGCTGGGCTACGTGCTGGCCGGCCACCTGCACCCGGCCTGCCGCCTGCGCGGCGCCGGCGCCGACAGCCTGCGCCTGCCCTGCTTCCTGTTCGGCCCGCGCGGCGCCATCCTGCCCGCCTTCGGCGCCTTCACCGGCCACGCCACGGTGCGGCCGCAGCCTGACGAACGTGTCTACGTGGCCGGCGGCGGCCGCGTCTGGCCGGTTGGCCACGCGCCTCGGAACAGCACTCAGAACAACGTATAG
- a CDS encoding SDR family NAD(P)-dependent oxidoreductase: MSKHPFDLAGKVALVTGGNGGIGLGIAEGLAAAGADIAIWGTNADKNAAAADRLAQHGRRVHTEVCDVGDEQAVDAAMQRTVAALGRIDGCFANAGIGGNKAPFDAMTAEVWRKTMRVNLDGAFFTLRAAVRQMLVQGEGGVLCSTASVAAIEGAPRTEHYAATKGGVISMMRGLAVEYARKGIRAHSILPGWIKTEMTGAAQANDAFQEMVHKRVPMRRWGEGSDFAGIAVYLMSPASAYHTGDTFVIDGGYTLF, encoded by the coding sequence ATGAGCAAGCACCCCTTCGACCTGGCAGGAAAAGTGGCCCTGGTGACCGGCGGCAACGGCGGCATCGGGCTGGGCATTGCCGAGGGCCTGGCCGCGGCCGGCGCGGATATCGCCATCTGGGGCACCAACGCGGACAAGAACGCCGCCGCCGCCGACCGGCTGGCGCAGCATGGCCGCCGGGTGCACACCGAGGTGTGCGACGTGGGCGACGAGCAGGCGGTCGATGCTGCGATGCAGCGCACGGTGGCGGCGCTGGGCCGGATCGACGGCTGCTTTGCCAATGCCGGCATCGGCGGCAACAAGGCCCCGTTCGATGCGATGACGGCGGAGGTCTGGCGCAAGACCATGCGCGTCAACCTGGATGGCGCCTTCTTCACGCTGCGCGCGGCGGTGCGGCAGATGCTCGTGCAGGGCGAGGGCGGCGTGCTGTGCAGCACCGCCTCGGTCGCGGCCATCGAGGGCGCGCCGCGCACCGAGCACTATGCCGCCACCAAGGGCGGCGTGATCTCGATGATGCGCGGCCTGGCCGTCGAATATGCGCGCAAGGGCATCCGCGCGCATTCGATCCTGCCCGGCTGGATCAAGACCGAGATGACCGGCGCCGCGCAGGCCAACGATGCCTTCCAGGAAATGGTGCACAAGCGCGTGCCGATGCGCCGCTGGGGCGAGGGCAGCGATTTTGCCGGCATTGCGGTGTACCTGATGAGCCCGGCGTCGGCCTACCACACCGGCGACACCTTCGTCATCGACGGCGGCTATACGTTGTTCTGA